The following coding sequences are from one Diabrotica virgifera virgifera chromosome 2, PGI_DIABVI_V3a window:
- the LOC126880261 gene encoding putative nuclease HARBI1, with amino-acid sequence MDLDGLDAFDEYNQMENQLNQVDAEDLFDEYNEMENQLNQVDEVDNMVVRIPRQFKRTSYFETYTEKDFFERFRLSKNSAFEVLSQIEEHLQFTSARNKCLSPMNQFLICLRAYATGGHLLSISDIFGPSKSSVCRIVQRVTPLIASLRPRYIHLPNNIEEVREQQAKWYEMRGFPRVIGCIDGSQIKITSPGGNDAEIYRNRKGYFSINIQAVCSADGLFQSITARWPGSAHDQTILNNSVVKQRFMRGDFANGVLLGDGGYTCTNFLLTPLRDPQTDAERRYNQAHIGTRVKVEQLFGVWKRRFPIMAYGCRLSMRTVLPIIVATACLHNVAVRQGEPQPPANDDIGEYIVMDDNNYIVPAGNRNNDHVRRLFIENYFAPP; translated from the exons ATGGATCTGGACGGTTTGGATGCATTTGATGAGTACAATCAGATGGAAAATCAGTTGAATCAAGTGGATGCTGAAGATTTATTTGATGAGTACAATGAAATGGAAAATCAATTGAATCAAGTAGATGAAGTGGATAACATGGTTGTTAGAATCCCGAGACAATTCAAGCGAACAAGCTATTTCGAGACATATACTGAAAAAGACTTTTTTGAAAGATTTCGATTATCGAAAAACAGTGCATTTGAAGTATTGTCTCAAATAGAAGAACATTTGCAGTTTACTAGTGCCAG aaataaatgtttaagtCCAATgaatcaatttttaatttgccTAAGAGCATATGCCACTGGAGGACACTTATTGAGCATAAGTGACATTTTTGGACCTTCGAAGTCATCTGTTTGTAGGATTGTTCAACGGGTTACCCCCTTAATAGCATCACTGAGACCTCGCTACATCCACTTGCCCAATAATATAGAGGAAGTTCGTGAGCAACAGGCTAAATGGTACGAAATGAGAGGGTTCCCAAGAGTGATTGGATGCATTGATGGCAgtcaaataaaaataacatcacctG GGGGCAATGATGCAGAGATTTACAGAAACAGAAAAGGCTACTTCAGCATCAATATTCAAGCGGTATGCTCAGCTGATGGTCTTTTCCAAAGTATAACAGCACGATGGCCTGGATCTGCCCACGACCAAACAATTCTTAATAATTCAGTTGTGAAACAAAGATTTATGAGAGGAGATTTTGCAAATGGAGTTTTATTAG GGGATGGTGGTTACACATGCACCAACTTTTTATTAACTCCTCTCAGAGATCCACAAACAGATGCAGAAAGGAGGTATAATCAAGCTCATATAGGAACAAGGGTAAAAGTGGAACAACTGTTTGGTGTTTGGAAGCGGAGATTTCCTATTATGGCATATGGATGCCGATTAAGCATGAGAACTGTATTACCTATTATTGTTGCTACAGCTTGTCTGCATAATGTAGCAGTCAGGCAAGGCGAACCACAACCTCCAGCTAATGATGATATTGGTGAATATATTGTGATGGATGACAATAATTACATTGTGCCAGCAGGAAACCGTAATAATGATCATGTTAGACGACTTTTTATTGAAAACTATTTTGCTCCACCTTAA